The genomic stretch tagcttcgggaggagttacgcacctaagtaatggtatggaatatccccttcggtatagctttccgtccaaaatggtgtaacggggaagttgatacatcaactttcgagcctggttccgatcttttggaagaattccattttcgagataatcaactatcggggtcatccaggtcggctctgtttcgatcatacacacatcttcctcttctggctcgttaatgctaggtgctgataggtgttctatgggtacaccattcagctcttcattttcggcggatgtggcgagtcgagctaaggcatctgcatttgagtttcgttctcggggaacctattcgattgcataaaactcgaagtactccaatgcggatttttccttctccagataagctgccattctagtGCCACGAGCCTAGTATTcccctaggatttgattaaccacgagctgggagtcactgtagcaatgtatatctttagctttgagctccttagctatatGAAGTCCCACGagcaaagcctcgtattcggcctcattattcgatgctttgaagccaaatcttagggcagaatgaaacCTGCTTCCtacgggggtaaccaaaatgacccctgcccctgctccattttcatttgacgaaccgtcgacgtaaagtttccacagctcgtgggccgtggttattacctcgtcgttggctataccagtacattccactataaagtccgccaacgcctgtgccttaatggtcgttctcgggtggtaggtgatctcgaactgtccgagctcaacagcccatttaagaagtcgacctaaagcttctggtttagataggacttgccaaagtggttgatcagtcagtacatggatgggatgtgcctgaaagtaggggcggagcttacgggatgaatgaattagactgagcgcgagtttctccatcaatggatatcttgactctgcccccagtaatcttttactgatgtagtaaacgggtctttgcaccctctcttcttctcgaacgagcactgcgcttatcgcgtgtttggTAGTTGataggtataggtacagtatttcccccgtttcaggttttgacaggatgggtggttccgcaaggtgctttttgagctcctgaaaggccagctcgcattcctctgtccattcaaacttcttacctcctctcagtaagttgaaaaatggaagaccacgatccgtagatttcgagatgaatctgcttagggctgccatcctgccagtcagactttggacatctttgtgccttcgaggtgagggcatgtcaatcagggccttgatcttgtcgtggttagcctcgattccacgagagttcacaataaagcccagaaattatcctgaagataccccgaaagtgcacttctgaggatttagcttcatgttatacttcctgagcacgccgaagcactcttcgaggtcatcaacatggttcttgttgagttgagactttacaagcatgtcatcaacataaacctccatgttgttccctatttgttctgaaaacatcatgtttacgagccgctggtatgtggctccagcattcttgagcccgaatggcatgacattatagcagtatagccctttatccgtgatgaagctcgtatgttcttggtcgggggcatgcatgggaatctggttatatccataataagcATCcctgaacgacatcaggccatgccccgccgtggcatctacgagctggtcaatccttggtaacggaaaacagtcttttgggcaagctttgttgagatctgagtagtcaatacatgTTCTCCacatcccattgggctttgggaccaacaccggattggctacccagtcagggtaaagggcatccctaatgaatcggttcgccttcaacctgtcaacctcctcctttagcgccttctttctatcttcgtccagctgtctttgcttttgttgctttgggggaaagcttttgtctatgtttagagcgtggcttgatacattcgggcttatccctaccatgtctgagtgtgaccacgcgaagacatcctggtttttcttcaaaaaacagattaattgctattttgcctcatcttggaggtgttttccgaccttcaccttctttgagggatcagcttcctcgagctgaatttcttcgagctcctctaaaggttcgaggtcaactttctcctcaatcctcggatcaatctcctcatcaatttctaaaaccgttccgtctttgttttgtatgataacgagtgcttgagcattcgtttgtttctttcctctcaaggagatgctatagcattccctccctgccaattggtctcttttcaatgtcccgactccgctaggggtcgggaacttaagggccagatgccttactgatgaaactgcccccagcccgaccagggcgggtctcccgagcaggacattgtaggcagatggtaaatctactaccacgaactccattatcttggtcaccgagactggatagtctcccaaggtcatggggagctcaatggatcccatacaggcagttccttctcctgaaaagccgtacaaagtagttgcacatgctttcaggtcgcgaagggagagccccatcttctcgagggttgctttataaaggatgttgactgagcttccattatctatgagaactcggtggacccttttattggccaactgaagagtaatgaccagcggatcatgatgagggaactgaacatgggaggcatcttcctcggtgaaggttattggttgtgtttcaatcctctggctttttggtgccctaggttcgggttcataaggagatcaGTCCCCtatcttcaactcgttaacatacctcttttgggcattcctgccccctcctgcgaggtgaggccctcccgagatggttattacatcctctccatcaatcggcgggggcctgtcctcttcccgagctcaggagttattgttttgtgtcgtcggaggagcggctactctctggctcgcggccgcctgaccagtactctggtttttgacatattgctggaagtaacccctcgagatcaacccttcgatctcgtccttcaattgttgACATTCATctgttgtatgcccggtgtctctatggaaccggcaatatttactggaatccctcttggattttttatTTCTCATCGGGTTTaggcgcctaaaggggacctggttttcattagccaggtatatgttctcccgagactcattgaccTCGGTGTATAccctatacacggagaaatacctctcccctttctttttctttcctccctcagcttcggggttacttccttcgttcttttttctcttggaggggttctccgtggcaggctttggagctgctgggtccaccgaggttgaggcagagttgatgtttatcgttgtagtttcggactggggtgtcgctttgagcgtcgacctcgcttcctctacattgacaaacctctgcgctcgtctgttaaactcggttattgaccttaccggtttcccttgcatgtcatcccaaagggcacttcccggtaatacaccagctcggatagccattaggtgcccactgtcatctacgtcccgagctcgggctacttccagattaaatcttgttaggtaactttttagtgtttcgcccggctgttgtcggacgttagttaaggtggatgcctctggtctgacccccatcattgctctgaactgcttcttaaagtctttggacaactgctcccaagaagttattgagtgtctcttatatttttcgaaccgaCTTTTGGCAGgccctgccaatgatgttggaaacaacatgcaccggagctcgtaacccacgttactggctctcatgatagtgttgaacgtgctcaggtgactacacgggtcggtttttccctcaaacgttgggacgtgagggatccgaaacccttgaggaaattgagtgttggaaatatggggagcaaacggctcgagcttcccgtcagagtcctcatatcgaccatttcctcgttcattctttaaaagcctaaaggctctttcgagctgatcgattctttcttggactgggtcagtaggaggtactgtctggaattgattgtcatcgatcgtgattccaggctcgcgtctccgggagggatctctacgcctattcaagcgatccctcaggtctagatttgtttgatctccattaccccgactctggttaagatgatttcgcaggtcgggacgattcttgcggcttccagttttattacgacctcggtcatgtttactgacaaacctggtatctccggactcatcactggtgaaactcattgctcggttatttcgtgatggattcttcccacgtcgcctcgtctccaccgtgcgagaccgagatgtttgacttttctcagatggagcgcctctccactcctggaaagtctccctgtttccttgtctttcccccgtacgcccttcaTCCTGATCTCGAAttggttgagcgttcctgcggggtggcgaaggatatcttatgggtgatggagggaaccgtataggcgacgatGGCTGCCACCcctgtcgcggcctagagggtccagaattcgcccgagatgggtcggtcacGTTTGGTgcactcccaggtacctgagtccgagcctctgcaggggttcggttattctcagctcccACAGGCACTTCCATAGgagggttagccggggcccgagcccgagtactcctctggggcctaggtggagcagatggctctgctggtgccggaggttgagtcggcctccttgtggcagcgtcCTTTCATGGACGCCCGCGGGGCCTCCGAGGAGGAACATGcatgtcccttggaggagggacttggttttcgcgcgaaggcgggggctgagccacctgcgcctctgcggctatccttgtcaactcctcattccgtttgttggcctctgccaacagctgcttcagttgccggttttcaagttccacaataggaacgtaccgctcatgattgtagtacatatcctcatctcttggtggaggaggtggtccccgggaatcagaagacccacttctctcttcaacattcggattctccattggctgttttccaggacgtcttgggtaattttcttcaggtgtgttctgattgtttgtggccatgattttctcagggatgaatgcttaaggctctcaatgaaagcaccaaactgttgacgccatttttcgtcaacagtgaaaggagagcacgtaaacaataactgataatggccaattaaaatataacgacacaaacacacgatttttacgtggttcagcagttaaatctgcctagtccacgagtctctgttattaaactcaagattatctctgaaaattcttaagcatgaattcttcagagttttctctcaaggttcagaatttcggtccattacaatggtgcatgacctctctatttatagagaaggctgcaaaatactatcccacatattttgggtagttactctttttgtgtaaataaaataaatggctttaaatgactataatcaaatataaaaggaaacgtcccctgaagatcaggggacgtataactgaccaaataatatcccacgattctaggggatttacagtaataaatgaggattacatctcgtatggacaacacttatagatattcaaggtttttatcatatatctccaaggccttagattcccaggtttctcgtcagctttcgagctagagacatctcccgagatcacatggctttcgagatcgtatgtgcgttgagcttgggacccctgatccgaggtcatccctgaggatggatgcgtctccggagctacctttcgagatcatgtacACTTCGAGAtcaccatattcgaggttgtctatgtcttgcaggctcgatatttagtcctggggcatactctaaaccttacgagtccaattgtttgtgaacccaactttcgaggtcacatttaacatggctcgaaaactgggtacaacacaccactttcccgaattctgcagcatctaacaagaaagcaaagggtgagggccaagcgagcaagaaataaagaaataaatagtacctaagctcgaatgaccGAGACTACAAGGCAAGCTCCATCCAAAGGATGAAGCCAATCTCAGAGCATGTAATCCACCAGAAAGGAAGGAAGGTGGATAAGTTATGGGAAATCCTGAAATTTTAGggaaaaaaaggtggcggttgtctaaaaggtgatatttttgggaatcgtgcattccttaaaaaccttgattttgtacccaatatcttggtgtgcaagatatggttcctaaaatttgaaaacccagaaaatgaaCCATTTTTGGACCTTCTTTCGTAGAAACTGGGTTTGAGCCTAATGACTATTAGTCGAATCACCCTAATCCTAATGCACAAAACTAGCATAAATCCTTGCACTCACGGTGTAACAGAGGTAAAAGCATACAAAAAAAACGTACATGTATAACGTAAAAAAGCCATAAACTGAAAACTTACATAATGCAATCGAAGGAAACAGAAAAATGGATGAGCGAATGAGCGGTTGCAAGTGCGACCTCACTGAGTCGAAGAGTCCAATGTTACTTTGTCTACTCGGCTTCgagaacatgcaagaaatgggcagggttctggttttttctttcttccttttttctctCTGAAATGAACGTGGGAGTAAAAGAGGAAGACGACTGGAGTCCAATTTATAAACCCGTGAGAATGCAAAAGGCgagattaatctgggccattggccagattccatatcagatccgacggccagtgataaatgacatgatggtaccatagaggtggcaggcgaacgatcatgggcagagtttcaaggtactcgagtaccttgagtaagcaatacccagctgacacgtgtccatactcgagtgtgtgatGGAACGGTTCtcgaaggaagtagttcaaaagtttccttctcataggattcgaactaatacttttgagggggcaaaatgttacacccagatttcgagacccgaGATTGTGATCTCAATAGCTAGACTCGTCAATTGCGAGCTCAAAATACCCGAACTACATGTGCATGATCCAGATGTCGAATCCTAGagtcaagatggcaacctcgaagacttTTTAACCTCGACGTTCTTTATGAGATTGAAAGGGTTAGCGTCGGAATATGCCCCGATGTCGGGTGTCTGCGGATCAAGTAGTCCGAACCTGGCACGGGTATAACCTCGGAGTGTGACAGTCTCGGTGGTATCCActcgctccgagctggtcttggggaaaggtACCTAGCTCATAGCTCATTTATAGACTTTGACCGGTATGATGCTGATTACCGACCTCGAACAACTCAGcaggtcatctgatgagacgcagtccatgcattcaaaagacatttattgttgtaacttccctacattaaagggatattaagggaatttacatatttggtaccctatgtttttgcaaagtatcattttggtaccctctgttttcaataatgctcatatggtaccctgtattttaaaattatacatatttgataccctagactcagatttaatacataaaattttgtcaatatgatcaaactgtcatcagttatatgtaattaagtaattaaatttaaatttggaacttacataattaacaacagtttgattaaattggtaaaattttattaattaaatttgagtttagggtactaaatatgtatgattttaaaatacagggtaccatatgagcattattgaaaatagagggtaccaaaataatactttgcaaaaacacagggtaccaaatagttacctacctagatattaactagtctgttgtatgccccctggtcttcaggggacgtttccttgtatatagaagttacagaatttaatgtcattatttccattaataaattggagtatcttcccgaaatatgtgggaacgaactctgagaaccctctataaatagatagatcatgAACACTTAGGGGGGACGAATTTTTGAATATCTTGAGgaaatttctggagaattcatccctgaaggatttcctaAAATTTCCAAAgccttaataaaattgactcgtggactagacagagttaactgctgaaccacgtaatattcgtgttgttttactgtattattcatctgcgccatGGTTCCTATTGTTTAttcgctctacattttaagttgacgaaaaacggcgtcaacacataaacttaaacaaaaattaagtaaaataggatatttttaagatattttatgataatttaaataattaaattatatttatttaaaaataatacaggcatacatataattttttttaattataatagtttattttttatcaagtgattgaagatCTTTTTCTTCATCACATTCACCAAAGGACTTTgcaagatacattagaaactaaaaatagtttatgcatgtatactattgtctagattatgactttttctattcttattttatttctattattaatttctttttaaatagtattgtaatttacatatataccattTAGTCTATGTCAATtgttcatatatgtatatattattgatataaatatttacgtatattatagaactataattcattctattatataaacagtaaactcatttttattaaaattaacaatatttataattttgaaacTAAACAAACGTTCATTCAACGTTGCTTCTagctagcatatatatatatatataacattaagCTAGTACAAACGAACTAATTATTAAATGGAATATCATCCACAATTatatcatgtaaatatatatataataaatatatcaCTATAATTTTTGTTTACTTTTCCAATACGTCATAATTTATTAGATCAGTACTGGCCAAGAATTTCtgggaatttttttaaaaatactgcTTAATTAGGCCAAAGGCTCTTTCGCTTCAAGTATATATCGTCTAACTTAATTCGTACCAAAGCTTTAAATTAATGTAATCCATTaatttaatgaagaaaaaagaataaaataaaatataaagaaagctttctcaacatatataaatatgtcCAAATTCAGTTCATCTTAGTGATTAAGCAAAAAACAACGATGAGTTTGATCTCAAACAGGACTAATCGGAGCTCCCTTCGAAAAGGAGATCATGTGTACAGCTTCAGAAATCTGCATGCATATTCTCACCATGGTAAGTTAGaatttttcttctttaatttcttgGAAAACAAAAGTACAATACTTTTTCCTGATTTTCAGGGTTCCATAAGTAAAGGATATATTTTAGGGCTTTTGCTAAAACTGCAAAATTGATCTAAATTTGAGATTGTAATATGTTAAATTTAGGCCAATTAACTATATTTCGATGAAAAATCCTTCTTTGAATTAATTCTTATACGCACTTCGATTCTTTTCTCTTTTCTCGTCTGCACATATAAACTAGAGCTGGACATAGCTAGCTCTAGCTAGTAATAAATCTAAATTGATCATCGATCGCCCTAGAAccaaaaactatatatatatatataaatccttGAAATGATTCCTAATAATCTAGATGATCGGAGCTACCAATATGTAGCATCACACAGATCGATCGACTGtaattaattttttcaaaaagTACAAAATAAAACCCTAACTTCATACTCATATATAGGTAATATACCTAATATATATTTGTAGTCTCGTGGATATATTGTCAAGCTTCAATTCAGTACAAATAAGTTTTAGTTTATAGATGATTTATAGATGTATATGAATCTTGTATTCACtattatatatacaaatatatatatatatatatatttgcaggaATATATGTTGGGGACAATAGAGTGATCCATTTCACAAGAACACAAGAATCCGAATCAGAATCATCTGCAGATAATAATTTCAAAATCGAGAGATGTAAACACTGTGGATACGAGCCAAAGAAGAACCGAGGAGTGGTGAAGACCTGCCTTAAGTGCTTCCTGAAAGGCCACAGGCTCTTTCGCTTCAAGTACGGTGTCCCATCGTCTAACTTAGTCCTCAACCGTTCAGGAACATGCACCACCGGCTCTTGCGGCTACTCCGAAGACGAAGTCGTCCAACGCGCCACCGATATTCTAAAATCCGACGAGGGGTTTGGCCACTTCGACATTTTCGAAAACAATTGCGAGGCCTTCGCAATGTACTGCAAAACGGGGAAGAGTGTAAGTCTGCAAGCCTTTTCTttgaaaaacaaaggaaagatTGCAAAAGAAGTTATGAGAGGCCAGTCCTTTTCTATGAAAAAGGCCATTGAGAGTGGCTTAAATTTGGTGGTGAAAAATAGGATTGACACCCTTCACTATGATATGAAAATTCATCAGCAGGATCGCAGTGCTGTTGATAGTGGTGATCATGAGTGAAGATATATGTCATATATTATATCATTGTGATTCTCACTGCATAATAAGCTTATCTATATATGAATATTATATTATAGCTGTAATAAAGACTCAGTGAATGGTAGTCAATGTATGGTTTGCCTGTTTCTAAAGTGTTAGGCATGATTAATTAAAGACTTCAAGTCATGTTGGTGATGATGTATAACATAAGACTTTTAATGTGATTATTGATTTGTATTTGTGGTATAAATAATTCTCATAATAGTAACTCTGTTCAAAAGGTTTTTATTTTGGGAAAGCTGATAGTTCTTTTTAAGACAACCTTCTAATTTTAGAAGTATTTGTATCTTAGCCTAGCCTATGTAGATACTGCTTGGTCTCTCTGTGCTAAAACACACGTTTAGAGTTCTTCACGAAACACTCTGAGTGATTTTGTAAGGGTTGAGAGAGAGAGTCTTGGTCTTGTTTATTGCTTCAAGACTGGTTTTGGTATAAAGAGTTGGAGCAGTTATTGGAGAAATAAAAGAGTTTGAGTATTCTTGCTAGGCTATAGCTGATCATTTTTCATTGTATAATATTGTTGATGCAATAATTTCGATCTTTCTATTTCGGGAGGTACTCAATATCAAATGTCGATTCTCCGATCTCCTCAGGTGACACATATAGTTCTGATGATTTTTGAATCGTCTAGTTGTTCCTGCAAAAAGACATtctgatgcttaagtcagtcCCCTTTGCACAAAACAAAGATTGGTATTTATAGAACAAAATACTGAAAAAGCAGCTATACAATCCACTCCCTGATTGTCTACTGTTGTAATAGAATTTCCCGCCAAAATGCCTTCTTGTATATTCAACTTGTAAAAGACATAAGGGAAATTCGCCTCTGATCCGTGGCCTCTGTCGGATCCTCCTCTATTCTAGCCGAAACGCTTTGTTTAACTTATTCCCAAAAATAACAAGATATTTGGGCCGaacattttgagcccaacaattgcCCCTCAGTTCAAGATTTGAAATTGATACATTGTCAGACTATTCAAGTCTTGGGCCGACTTCTCATCTTCTACATTTTTCGCCCAATGTATGGTTGTTCTTTCAATCAAAGTTAGCCACGTGTGAATAATCATAACATAGTCTGACATTTGTCACTTCGAATTAATGCACTCCCTGTTGCCGCTCTTGAACTTTGCCCATTCGTATTCTCAATACCTTCCCACTTTACAGTCATCTCGTTCTTTGTCAAGCAATCTTTCCGGAAACTGGAGGAAGCGCCGATAATATTATCGCTACTAAAAagcatttttcttgtagtgagaagGAATTGACAGTGCTCGCCTTAGTGATCTAGAGTTATCCTCTCTTAAAGAACTAATCTAGAAACAGAGAGAAAAAAGCTAGTGGTGGCATGATTTTTCAACGATTGATCTCCAATAAGCAAAAGGGTTTTTCCAATAAGCATGGGAAAAGCCTTGACAGCACTAAAGTACCAATAAGCATGGTAAACAGAAACTAACTGGTACTTTAGTGCAACTACAAAAATTTGATATTATTGTcgtcaaaataaaaaatagacatttaaatGCAACTATAAGCAaagaattgatattttttttccgaAAATATCACTTAAcacataatataaaattaaattgaaattaaattaaattaaattaaattaaattaatctttttttaagaaaaacccTAAAAGTAGTAATTATCTAAGTTATAAGTTCAAAACCAATAGAGAAAATAATTAATACTTTTAATAAAgaatac from Humulus lupulus chromosome 5, drHumLupu1.1, whole genome shotgun sequence encodes the following:
- the LOC133778794 gene encoding protein LEAD-SENSITIVE 1-like, whose protein sequence is MSLISNRTNRSSLRKGDHVYSFRNLHAYSHHGIYVGDNRVIHFTRTQESESESSADNNFKIERCKHCGYEPKKNRGVVKTCLKCFLKGHRLFRFKYGVPSSNLVLNRSGTCTTGSCGYSEDEVVQRATDILKSDEGFGHFDIFENNCEAFAMYCKTGKSVSLQAFSLKNKGKIAKEVMRGQSFSMKKAIESGLNLVVKNRIDTLHYDMKIHQQDRSAVDSGDHE